A stretch of the Filimonas lacunae genome encodes the following:
- a CDS encoding YXWGXW repeat-containing protein, protein MMSIGALLLSSCASEVAVTEQPMAPVVVQTAPPYPGAVWIGGEWHPRGRQYYYVQPHYVRPRPSRTWQQGYWRSTPRGHVWQRGHWR, encoded by the coding sequence ATGATGTCAATTGGTGCCCTACTGTTGAGCAGTTGCGCATCAGAAGTAGCAGTAACGGAACAACCCATGGCTCCGGTGGTGGTGCAAACTGCTCCCCCATACCCCGGCGCTGTATGGATTGGCGGTGAATGGCACCCCCGTGGCAGACAGTATTATTATGTGCAACCGCATTATGTGCGTCCGCGCCCCAGCCGTACCTGGCAGCAGGGGTACTGGAGAAGCACACCACGCGGACATGTCTGGCAAAGAGGACATTGGAGATAA
- a CDS encoding T9SS type B sorting domain-containing protein, whose amino-acid sequence MRTLFYIITILLINLLTAFNSEAQTVTCKDSAFRKAYSVTNEAIRGIHHATLPNDVTLITGSYTAAGAAVSQGMAMLLNAGGNIQTALTQALNGTTTSLAWEMGVPLKDGGILLEGSPFIAVPVAGGSDNMVLAKTDASLNLQWAKSYTINPALYGTINNQIPGIVTHFVTQIDNGDFILAYSFLSNFSPAYTGVFNSIARINGTTGDIIWSKDFMSSTQAWGYTCGVFQQGNSLEVLGFMEVEPDIVNSDIRAVYAMKLALSDGTIEIMKRHRFSNIHYSGYHYNFNQFRARKTTNGYELYGELFEDAASGLSNRGFMNVQLDDNCNVVVARAWDNDYTALTELHETLIDTVGNIIFLSPGNTGTLYSIYATTGSAKRTRMLNIQGAANDLTGMGWGSRIAFKSNAITTVMCNNTSSGLSVIELAQLTPADTVTGCTGKEMPSYNMELPFGFIDDSHGWDMVNDNGLVASPVTLTVASLPVQETDVCKTITTCTGIHISGEDSICAPAALTAQYTGRTTGVCAKVIWQTNTSPYATLQTLTDSTVSIQYTAPDTGSVSLKLYAVAGGCGVVQDSLEIRLFAKAKPVSDKTFLCVNDSALLTPGHWFQTYLWQDGFADSVYKARLAGAYQVKVTSWCNTDETVAFTINGNTSKVSLGNDTQKCNNDSLALTATPGYSSYNWLNTYHLLSTGGNTVKVFPDKDTAYIVEARTTDGCITLDTVQVAVLLSPAITLGNDTSFCTGQKVVLNAGNVFNSFQWSTGATTPIIEATAAGSYQVKAQYSNGCFSADTLVVNTVYALPVLHMPDKLIVCRQQNDVLQPGAGFVTYEWQDGSSAATYLVTQPGNYWVKVTDAHACETTGTTAVTRVADKPGNFIDTDTAMCTYASVVLQPYTTFSSYVWSTGATQPSITVNQPGSYTLQVTDTNGCIGEEVVVVSAKACANSIYFPSAFTPDGNGKNDQFKPLVTGAILKYHFSIYNRWGQCIFNTDNPANSWNGFYKSKSQEVGNYVWMCSYQFAGEKEKVEKGSVVLIR is encoded by the coding sequence ATGCGGACTTTGTTCTATATCATCACTATTCTGCTTATCAACCTGTTGACTGCTTTTAACAGTGAAGCGCAAACGGTTACCTGTAAAGATTCGGCGTTCAGGAAAGCGTATTCGGTAACCAATGAAGCCATACGAGGTATACACCACGCCACCCTTCCCAATGATGTAACATTAATTACAGGCTCTTATACGGCGGCAGGTGCTGCTGTTAGCCAGGGAATGGCTATGTTGTTGAATGCAGGGGGAAACATACAAACAGCTTTAACACAGGCGCTTAATGGTACTACAACCAGTTTAGCCTGGGAAATGGGCGTACCACTGAAAGACGGAGGTATCCTTTTGGAAGGCAGTCCTTTTATTGCTGTACCGGTAGCAGGAGGAAGTGATAATATGGTGCTTGCCAAAACAGATGCCTCTTTAAACCTGCAATGGGCAAAAAGTTATACCATAAATCCGGCTCTATATGGCACAATTAACAACCAGATACCTGGTATCGTTACTCACTTTGTTACTCAGATAGATAATGGCGATTTTATTTTAGCCTACAGCTTTTTAAGCAATTTTAGCCCGGCATATACGGGTGTTTTCAATAGTATAGCACGCATTAATGGCACAACTGGTGATATTATATGGAGTAAAGATTTCATGTCATCCACTCAGGCATGGGGATACACGTGTGGTGTGTTTCAACAAGGTAACTCACTGGAAGTGCTGGGGTTCATGGAAGTAGAGCCCGATATTGTGAATAGCGATATTCGTGCTGTGTATGCAATGAAGCTTGCTTTATCAGATGGTACAATAGAGATAATGAAACGTCATCGTTTCAGCAATATTCATTACTCTGGTTATCATTATAATTTCAACCAGTTCAGGGCGCGAAAAACCACTAATGGATATGAATTATATGGTGAACTATTTGAAGATGCCGCTTCCGGTTTAAGTAATCGTGGTTTTATGAATGTACAATTAGATGACAATTGTAACGTTGTTGTGGCCAGGGCATGGGATAACGACTATACAGCCTTAACAGAACTTCATGAAACATTGATAGATACAGTGGGGAATATTATTTTCCTGTCGCCCGGCAATACAGGTACTCTGTATAGTATATATGCTACCACCGGATCTGCCAAAAGAACCAGGATGCTAAACATTCAGGGCGCCGCCAACGATCTCACTGGAATGGGATGGGGCAGTCGCATTGCTTTTAAAAGTAACGCGATTACAACAGTTATGTGTAATAACACGAGTAGTGGATTATCAGTAATAGAATTGGCGCAGCTAACACCAGCAGATACCGTTACAGGTTGTACGGGCAAGGAAATGCCGTCCTATAATATGGAATTGCCTTTTGGTTTTATTGATGATAGCCATGGCTGGGATATGGTAAATGATAATGGTTTGGTGGCTTCTCCGGTTACGCTAACGGTGGCATCTTTACCTGTACAGGAAACGGATGTATGTAAAACAATTACAACCTGCACAGGCATTCATATCAGTGGGGAAGATTCTATCTGCGCCCCCGCTGCATTAACAGCACAATATACAGGGCGTACTACCGGCGTATGTGCCAAAGTCATCTGGCAAACCAATACCAGCCCATATGCTACGCTACAAACCTTAACCGATTCAACAGTAAGTATACAATATACAGCCCCTGATACGGGAAGTGTTTCGCTGAAGTTATATGCAGTAGCAGGTGGATGCGGCGTAGTGCAGGATTCATTGGAAATACGGCTTTTTGCTAAAGCAAAGCCTGTATCTGATAAAACCTTCCTCTGTGTAAACGACAGCGCCCTGTTAACTCCGGGGCATTGGTTTCAAACCTACTTGTGGCAGGATGGCTTTGCCGATTCGGTATACAAAGCCAGGCTAGCCGGTGCGTACCAGGTAAAAGTCACTTCCTGGTGTAATACAGATGAAACGGTGGCCTTCACTATCAACGGCAATACCAGCAAAGTAAGCCTGGGCAACGACACCCAAAAATGCAACAACGATAGCCTTGCTCTTACCGCCACACCAGGCTATAGCAGTTATAACTGGTTAAACACTTACCACCTGTTATCAACCGGTGGTAACACTGTAAAAGTATTTCCCGATAAAGACACTGCCTATATTGTAGAAGCCCGAACCACCGATGGCTGCATCACATTAGATACTGTGCAGGTTGCGGTATTGCTATCACCTGCCATTACTTTAGGCAACGATACCAGTTTTTGCACCGGCCAGAAAGTGGTGTTAAATGCAGGCAACGTTTTTAATAGTTTTCAATGGAGCACAGGCGCCACCACCCCAATAATAGAAGCAACCGCAGCTGGCAGTTACCAGGTAAAAGCGCAATATAGTAATGGCTGTTTTTCGGCCGATACATTGGTAGTAAATACAGTATATGCCCTGCCTGTGTTGCATATGCCGGATAAATTGATAGTATGCCGCCAGCAGAATGATGTGTTGCAGCCAGGCGCTGGTTTTGTTACCTACGAATGGCAGGATGGTAGTAGCGCCGCTACCTACCTGGTTACACAGCCCGGCAATTACTGGGTGAAGGTTACTGATGCACATGCATGTGAAACCACAGGAACTACTGCCGTTACCCGGGTAGCAGATAAGCCGGGTAACTTTATTGATACCGATACGGCAATGTGCACTTATGCATCTGTGGTATTACAACCCTATACCACCTTTAGTAGTTATGTATGGAGTACAGGAGCAACACAGCCATCCATCACCGTAAACCAGCCGGGTAGTTATACTTTACAGGTTACGGACACCAATGGATGCATAGGAGAAGAAGTGGTAGTTGTTTCTGCCAAAGCATGCGCTAACAGCATTTATTTCCCCTCTGCATTCACTCCCGATGGCAATGGCAAAAACGATCAGTTTAAACCGCTGGTAACCGGGGCTATACTCAAATATCATTTCTCTATCTACAACAGGTGGGGCCAGTGCATTTTCAATACCGATAATCCCGCTAATAGCTGGAATGGTTTCTACAAAAGTAAATCGCAGGAAGTGGGTAACTATGTATGGATGTGTAGCTACCAGTTTGCCGGAGAAAAAGAAAAAGTGGAAAAAGGTTCCGTGGTATTGATTCGATAA
- a CDS encoding LytR/AlgR family response regulator transcription factor, whose protein sequence is MTLTCIAIDDEPLALSLICRFIEQTPFLHLAASYSSAVEALKGIDTHKPDLLFLDIQMPELNGMELAKLLNKQAHAPKVIFTTAYNHFALEGYKVDAIDYLLKPFNYEEFLRAAGKARNYVSLLSDHSTPTSTAVAEEDYLFLKVEQHWVKIAFADIVYIESLKDYVKVHLAGESRPVLSLSTLKALEEKLPPRLFMRVHRSFIVSLDKITSVTKTSLQIGETSIQIGDQYKEDFKKFMSRWM, encoded by the coding sequence ATGACACTTACCTGCATTGCCATAGACGATGAACCACTGGCATTAAGCCTGATATGCCGTTTTATTGAGCAAACGCCTTTTTTGCACCTGGCGGCCAGTTATTCCAGCGCCGTGGAAGCGTTAAAGGGTATTGACACACATAAACCGGATTTATTGTTTCTGGATATACAAATGCCCGAACTCAATGGCATGGAACTGGCTAAGCTGCTGAATAAGCAGGCGCATGCCCCTAAAGTAATCTTTACCACCGCTTACAACCATTTTGCGCTGGAAGGTTACAAGGTAGATGCTATTGACTACCTGCTAAAGCCCTTTAATTATGAAGAGTTTTTACGTGCTGCGGGCAAGGCGCGTAATTATGTATCGTTATTAAGTGATCATTCTACACCAACATCTACTGCCGTTGCTGAGGAAGATTATCTTTTTTTAAAAGTAGAGCAGCACTGGGTTAAAATTGCTTTTGCAGATATTGTTTACATAGAATCGTTAAAAGATTACGTAAAAGTGCACCTGGCCGGTGAAAGCCGGCCTGTTTTATCGTTAAGCACCTTAAAAGCATTGGAAGAAAAGCTTCCGCCCCGCCTTTTTATGCGTGTACACCGCTCGTTTATTGTGTCACTAGACAAAATCACCTCCGTTACTAAAACCTCCTTACAAATTGGGGAAACCAGTATACAGATTGGTGATCAATACAAAGAAGATTTTAAAAAATTCATGAGCCGCTGGATGTAA
- a CDS encoding DUF1501 domain-containing protein — MTSRRAFLKAGGLALFGVGIGGVPTFLARAADSFKQKPAYKKNKVLVCIFQRGAMDGLMAVTPFTDAYLKAARPSLFMSAATLGNNTPLFDLDGRFGLHPSMSSFIPLFKENRLAIVHGVGSPNNTRSHFDAQDYMESGTPFSKTTTSGWLNRASGLLGHDASPFRAVSLTSSLPRSFYGDNEAIAISNLKDFSIQMQGNPMGTNMAAKSFEELYDQTSSTLLKETGKESFDAIKILQKTDVSKYTPANNAVYPTSALGTSLKQIAQLIKMDVGLQVAFAESSGWDTHFNQGTGTGVFARNVNDLSSSINAFWTDLDTLQDEVTVMTMTEFGRTVKQNGTGGTDHGRASCLFILGNDVNGGKVHGNVQPLTVENLEDGRDLAVTTDFRSVFSEVAGSHLNIHNNAILFPDWKESRIGVMRG, encoded by the coding sequence ATGACATCACGCAGAGCATTTTTAAAAGCAGGTGGCCTGGCCTTGTTTGGCGTAGGCATTGGCGGCGTGCCCACATTTTTAGCACGTGCAGCAGATAGTTTTAAACAAAAGCCAGCTTATAAAAAGAATAAGGTGCTGGTATGTATATTTCAGCGGGGTGCTATGGATGGCTTAATGGCAGTTACACCTTTTACAGACGCCTATTTGAAAGCAGCACGTCCGAGTTTGTTTATGAGTGCCGCCACACTGGGCAATAACACCCCGCTATTCGACCTGGATGGCCGCTTTGGACTACATCCTTCTATGAGCAGTTTTATACCCTTGTTTAAAGAAAACAGACTGGCTATTGTGCATGGTGTGGGATCACCTAACAATACCCGGTCGCATTTTGACGCTCAGGATTATATGGAGTCGGGCACCCCCTTCAGCAAAACCACTACCAGCGGCTGGCTAAACCGTGCCAGTGGTTTATTGGGGCACGACGCTTCTCCTTTTCGCGCGGTAAGCCTTACCTCTTCGCTGCCACGTTCTTTTTATGGGGACAATGAAGCTATTGCCATCAGTAACCTGAAAGACTTTTCTATACAGATGCAGGGCAACCCTATGGGCACTAACATGGCGGCCAAAAGCTTTGAAGAACTATATGATCAAACTTCTTCCACTCTGTTGAAAGAAACCGGTAAAGAAAGCTTTGACGCTATTAAAATATTGCAAAAAACTGATGTAAGCAAGTATACGCCTGCCAATAACGCAGTGTATCCTACTAGTGCGTTGGGCACTTCTTTAAAACAGATTGCGCAGCTGATAAAAATGGATGTGGGTTTACAGGTGGCGTTTGCAGAATCTAGTGGATGGGACACCCATTTTAACCAAGGTACAGGCACAGGTGTATTTGCCCGCAATGTGAACGACCTCAGTAGCAGCATCAACGCTTTCTGGACCGACCTTGATACCTTGCAGGACGAGGTTACCGTTATGACTATGACAGAGTTTGGACGCACCGTTAAGCAGAACGGTACCGGCGGCACCGATCATGGACGTGCATCCTGCCTGTTTATACTGGGTAATGATGTAAACGGTGGCAAGGTACATGGCAACGTGCAACCACTGACAGTAGAAAACCTGGAAGATGGGCGTGATCTTGCTGTAACTACCGATTTCCGTAGCGTGTTTAGCGAGGTGGCCGGTTCACATTTGAATATTCATAATAACGCAATATTGTTCCCTGACTGGAAAGAAAGCAGGATTGGGGTAATGCGGGGTTAA
- a CDS encoding efflux RND transporter periplasmic adaptor subunit, whose product MKKYNDGAGSLLLVVAVLVFSSCGNAGNNQSKQAQMATGPKSYSVKTIAPEKVTLYTDYPATIQGEQEVEIRPKIDGYVEKIFVDEGATVTKGQVLFQIFSPQYQQELRTAEAGIKTAEADVNTAQMEVNKVRPLVEKDIISKFQLESAEYTLQSKKAALAQAQATLANARANVGYTTITSPVNGVIGTLPNKVGSLVSSTSTNPLTTVTSSGNMYAYFGLNEKQLLELSRRYKGNTLQQKLKQMPVVSLLLSDGSEYTEKGRVETASGFITTETGSSNLRATFPNPVGILKSGNSGNVRVPRAVDSALVIPQSATYDLQGKRFVYVLAKDSTVKNTAITVSATPDGQSFVVESGLQNGDVVVTQGTNELKDGVKIVPQPQH is encoded by the coding sequence ATGAAGAAGTATAATGATGGCGCTGGTTCCCTGTTACTGGTAGTGGCTGTGCTCGTTTTCAGCTCGTGCGGCAACGCCGGTAACAACCAGTCAAAACAGGCACAAATGGCTACCGGACCTAAAAGCTATTCGGTAAAAACCATTGCTCCTGAAAAAGTAACCTTGTATACCGATTATCCCGCTACCATACAGGGCGAACAGGAAGTAGAGATACGCCCCAAAATAGATGGCTATGTAGAAAAGATATTTGTAGATGAAGGAGCCACAGTAACCAAAGGGCAGGTGCTGTTCCAGATTTTTAGTCCGCAATACCAGCAGGAATTACGGACCGCCGAAGCCGGCATTAAAACCGCCGAAGCCGATGTGAACACCGCACAAATGGAAGTGAATAAAGTGCGCCCGCTGGTAGAAAAAGACATCATCAGCAAGTTTCAGCTGGAATCGGCTGAATACACATTGCAAAGCAAAAAGGCTGCACTGGCACAGGCGCAGGCTACTTTAGCCAATGCCCGTGCTAACGTTGGCTACACTACTATCACCAGCCCGGTAAATGGTGTTATAGGCACCCTGCCCAATAAAGTAGGCAGCCTGGTAAGCAGCACCAGCACCAACCCGCTCACTACCGTTACTTCTTCCGGTAACATGTATGCCTATTTCGGGTTGAACGAAAAGCAATTACTGGAATTATCCCGCAGGTATAAAGGCAACACTTTACAGCAAAAACTAAAACAAATGCCTGTTGTATCCCTGCTGTTATCTGACGGATCGGAGTATACCGAAAAAGGCAGGGTAGAAACTGCCAGCGGCTTCATCACCACCGAAACCGGTTCCAGCAATCTGCGCGCTACTTTCCCTAACCCGGTAGGTATTTTAAAAAGTGGTAACAGCGGCAATGTACGTGTACCTCGCGCAGTAGACAGCGCCCTGGTAATACCACAAAGTGCCACCTACGATTTACAGGGCAAACGTTTTGTGTATGTACTGGCCAAGGACAGCACTGTTAAAAACACGGCTATCACGGTATCTGCTACCCCCGACGGGCAATCTTTTGTAGTAGAAAGCGGCCTTCAAAATGGCGACGTAGTGGTAACACAAGGCACTAACGAATTAAAAGACGGAGTGAAAATAGTTCCGCAACCACAGCACTAA
- a CDS encoding DUF1800 domain-containing protein has protein sequence MKKALRIASIGCAVPLLLFILSSFLPAPSGVLWRGMSFPYKQAGLTKAQAAAHLLSRFTFGASTEDVAIVEKQGLEKWFKQQLEAQLTDDSLQNRLKEYDGIQLSTEQILAVYPRNFQVVRMAIQDSVVNKDSIQSNGPKYRELIKNYMQQKGLRSENDLEQQLINQKILRAAYSQNQLQEVLSSFWFNHFNVTMNKGDCSQYMPSYERDVIRPNALGKFENLLLATAQSPAMLTYLDNSSSSGVKMSSNGKGVKRINGGLNENYAREVMELHTLGVDGGYTQQDVTEAARVLTGWTLFPLGQNNKEARERLDKMSPETFTQRGFVHTGDFLFASNRHDDSSKTVLGHTFKAGGGYEEGVALLHMLATNPSTAKFISRKLAIRFVSDNPPQSLIDKMAKTFTDKDGDIKAVLTTMVCSPEFWSKDAIREKTKSPFELVISAVRSIHADIKKPYQLFNWMNRMGEKTYYYVAPTGFPDRGQYWINTGSLLNRMNFGLALASGRIPGVTFNLLALNNNHEPESTESALNTFCHILMPERSSEATIKRLTPLLNDPELQKKVEKAAGKTAASDSTPTTSTADKTSILYAMQGNNAHNNTPAMNKYMLAQVVGIIIGSPEFQRR, from the coding sequence ATGAAAAAAGCATTGCGGATAGCCAGCATTGGTTGTGCCGTTCCTTTGTTATTGTTTATTCTGTCGTCTTTTTTACCTGCGCCGTCTGGTGTGCTTTGGCGTGGCATGTCGTTTCCCTACAAACAGGCGGGCCTTACCAAAGCGCAGGCAGCGGCTCACTTATTAAGTCGCTTCACCTTTGGTGCCAGCACCGAAGATGTAGCAATAGTAGAAAAGCAGGGACTGGAAAAATGGTTTAAACAACAATTGGAAGCTCAATTGACGGATGATTCACTGCAAAACCGGCTAAAGGAATATGATGGCATCCAGTTAAGTACAGAACAAATTCTCGCTGTTTACCCCCGTAACTTCCAGGTTGTTCGCATGGCAATTCAGGATAGTGTAGTAAATAAAGATTCTATACAAAGCAATGGCCCAAAATATCGCGAACTGATTAAGAACTATATGCAACAAAAAGGGCTTAGGTCTGAGAACGATCTGGAGCAGCAGTTGATTAATCAGAAAATTCTCCGGGCCGCCTATTCGCAAAACCAATTGCAGGAAGTTCTTTCCAGCTTCTGGTTTAATCACTTTAACGTAACAATGAATAAAGGAGATTGCTCGCAATACATGCCTTCTTATGAGCGTGATGTAATAAGGCCTAACGCACTAGGCAAATTTGAAAACCTGCTGTTGGCAACAGCCCAGTCTCCTGCAATGCTTACTTACCTGGATAATTCTTCCAGTAGTGGTGTTAAAATGTCTTCAAATGGCAAGGGTGTCAAGAGAATAAATGGTGGCCTGAATGAAAATTATGCCAGGGAAGTGATGGAATTACATACGCTGGGAGTAGACGGAGGTTATACGCAACAGGATGTTACAGAAGCTGCACGTGTGTTAACAGGCTGGACTTTATTCCCTTTAGGACAAAATAATAAAGAGGCACGTGAACGATTAGATAAAATGTCACCTGAAACATTTACTCAGCGAGGTTTTGTACATACCGGCGATTTTTTATTTGCTTCTAACAGACATGATGATAGCAGTAAAACGGTACTGGGGCATACTTTTAAAGCAGGAGGTGGTTATGAAGAGGGAGTAGCATTACTGCATATGCTGGCTACAAACCCTTCAACCGCCAAATTTATTTCCCGCAAGCTGGCTATCAGGTTTGTAAGTGATAACCCGCCGCAAAGCCTGATTGATAAAATGGCTAAAACTTTTACAGATAAGGATGGGGATATTAAAGCAGTACTTACCACCATGGTATGTTCACCTGAATTCTGGAGCAAGGATGCAATAAGGGAAAAAACAAAATCGCCCTTTGAGCTTGTAATAAGTGCAGTAAGAAGCATACACGCCGATATTAAAAAGCCCTACCAGTTATTTAACTGGATGAATCGTATGGGAGAGAAAACTTATTATTATGTTGCACCTACTGGCTTTCCTGACAGAGGACAATACTGGATTAATACAGGATCGTTATTAAACCGTATGAATTTTGGCCTTGCACTGGCTTCGGGTCGCATTCCGGGTGTTACTTTTAACCTGCTGGCGCTGAATAATAATCATGAGCCGGAAAGCACTGAAAGCGCCTTAAATACTTTTTGCCATATCCTAATGCCGGAACGTAGCAGTGAAGCCACCATCAAGCGTTTGACACCGTTATTGAACGATCCGGAACTACAGAAAAAGGTAGAGAAGGCGGCCGGTAAAACCGCTGCCTCTGATAGCACGCCCACTACCAGCACAGCAGATAAAACCTCGATATTGTACGCCATGCAAGGCAATAACGCTCATAACAATACACCGGCCATGAACAAATACATGCTGGCGCAGGTAGTGGGTATTATTATTGGCAGTCCTGAATTTCAAAGAAGATAA
- a CDS encoding sensor histidine kinase, which translates to MNPNRTYISILVHVLLWALLGFVLLTYTPLTWGVTLPQEFWLKQVFHYAVLITLFYVNARVLTPKLLLQHKTARFIMVILAVVLATMLLNYQVNKWTNIPHIIDQLLGVKKRHNGDFDIFMLLTVLLVLGISTSLTAIQSWQNDLHKHQQLQQQQVSSELSFLKAQIHPHFFFNTLNNIYSLTFIDIDTSRQALHKLSWMMRYLLYETQNDTTLLSNEIRFIKDYVELMKLRVNKNITVELNTPETLADGTIAPMLLLPFIENAFKHGISATDKGAIDIHIQQQGSKLVLEVSNNVFEISHEKIDDGGIGLTNTRRRLNLLYNNRYQLNAGPVADHQYFVHLELDLA; encoded by the coding sequence ATGAATCCCAATCGAACATATATTTCCATCCTGGTGCACGTGCTGCTATGGGCCTTGTTAGGCTTTGTGCTGCTTACCTATACCCCGCTTACCTGGGGCGTTACCCTGCCGCAGGAATTCTGGCTGAAGCAGGTGTTTCATTATGCCGTGTTGATTACCCTGTTTTATGTGAATGCCCGTGTGCTTACCCCTAAGCTGTTGCTGCAACATAAAACGGCGCGGTTTATTATGGTGATACTGGCGGTGGTACTGGCTACTATGCTGCTAAACTACCAGGTGAACAAATGGACCAACATACCGCATATTATAGATCAATTGCTGGGTGTTAAAAAACGGCACAACGGTGATTTTGATATTTTTATGTTGCTGACGGTGTTGCTGGTATTGGGCATCAGCACCAGCCTTACTGCCATTCAAAGCTGGCAAAACGATTTGCATAAACATCAGCAGTTGCAACAACAACAGGTAAGCTCGGAGCTGTCGTTTTTAAAAGCACAGATTCACCCGCATTTCTTTTTTAATACACTCAACAATATTTACTCGCTCACATTTATTGATATAGACACTTCGCGTCAGGCATTGCATAAGTTATCGTGGATGATGCGTTACCTGTTATATGAAACGCAGAACGACACTACTTTACTCAGTAATGAAATACGGTTTATTAAAGATTATGTAGAGCTGATGAAGCTACGGGTAAATAAGAACATTACAGTTGAGCTGAACACGCCTGAAACGTTAGCAGATGGCACCATAGCGCCTATGCTGCTACTGCCTTTTATTGAAAATGCGTTTAAGCATGGTATCAGTGCAACGGATAAAGGGGCTATTGATATTCACATTCAGCAACAGGGTTCTAAACTGGTATTAGAGGTGAGCAATAACGTGTTTGAAATAAGCCATGAAAAAATTGATGATGGTGGTATTGGGCTAACCAATACGCGCCGCCGTTTAAACCTGTTGTATAACAACCGTTACCAGCTGAATGCCGGGCCTGTTGCCGACCATCAATATTTCGTACACCTTGAACTGGATTTAGCATGA